Genomic window (Stigmatella erecta):
GCGCGCTGGCGCTGGAGGACTCCATCTGCCAGTACGTGAAGGCCACGCGGGAGTCCGCCTGTGCCATCCAGGTGCGGCACCTGCTGGAGTTCGCCTCGGGATTGGACTGGCAGGAGGGCTACGAGAACGGCCCGCTCCAGACGTCCTCGGTGCTGGCGATGCTCTACGGCGAGGGCCACGCGGACATGGTGGCCTTCATCACGTCCCACGCGCAGCGGGACGCGCCGGGCACGAGCTGGGAGTACTCCTCGGGGGACACCACGCTGCTGGCGGCGGTGGTGGGCTCGGCGATGCGCCCCCATCAGCCCGAGGGCTGGGAGTGGCGGCTGCTGTTCGAGCCGCTGGGCATGCGCAGCGCGGTGTGGGAGCGCGACGGCCAGGGCGCCCTGGTGGGCTCCTCGCTCCTGTACGCCACGCCGCGGGACTGGGCGAAGCTGGGCTTTCTCTTCCTGAATGACGGGTGCTGGGAGGGCCAGCGGCTGCTGCCCGAGGGCTGGGTGGCCCGGTCCACCGCCGTGTCCGAGCCGCTCCGGAAGAAGCGGTTGTATTGGGATCCGGGGGATGTGCAGGGCTGGCAACTGTGGCTCAACCGCCGCGTGCCGGGCGTGCAGGACGAGAAGCCCTGGCCGCACGTGCCCGAGGATGCCTATGCCCTGCGCGGGCACTGGGGGCAATCCGTCACCGTTATTCCCTCGCTGGATGTGGTGGTGGTGCGCATGGCCGACGACCGGGAGCCGGGCGCCTTCGCGCTGGATGCCTTTCTGGCCCGGGCCCTGGCGCTGGTGGGGCAGCCGCCATGAGGCGGATGGTGTGGCTGGGCATGGGGGCGGCGGGGCTCGTGGCCTGTGAGGGCGGGGACCGGCGCTTGTATGACAACAATGACTTGCGGCTCGTGACGGCCTACACGGCGAAGGATGCGTGCTCCTGTCTGTTCGTGGCGGAGCAGGACGAGGCCTTCTGCCGGGCCTGGGTTCAGGCCCGCCCCGCCGTGGCGCACCTGCGCATCGACGCGGAGCGGAAGGCGGTGGAGACCTCGGCGCTGCTGCTCTGGGGCGCCCGGGCGCGCTTCGTGGATGCGCGCACCGGGTGCGTGCTGGAGGAGTAGGGGCTAGGTGCCCTTCCACAGGCCGTGGCGGCGCGCCCTTCGGCCCAGCGTCACCGGGTCCATGCCCAGGGCCACCGCGGCGCGGCGCAGCACCCCGCCACTCTGCTCCAGGGCCTCGCGGATGAGCTCCCGCTCCAGCTGCTCCATCCGGGTCCGCAGCGGGCCCGCCGGGGCCGCGCCCCCGGCGCGCAGGCTCGCCAGCATCACCGGGGGCAGCAGGCTGCGGGTCACCAGCTCTCCGGGCTTGGACAGGAGCACCGCGCGCTCCAGCACGTTGCGCAGCTCGCGCGCGTTGCCCGGCCAGGCATACGCCAGCAGGGCCTCCTCCGCCTCGGGCGCCACCCCGCTCGCCGAGCGCTTCAGCGACTGATTGAAGAGCTCCAGGAAGTGCCGCGCCAGCGAGAGGATGTCCTCGGGGCGCTCGCGCATGGGGGGAATGTCGATGGTGAAGCTGTTGAGCCGGTAGAAGAGGTCCGCCCGGAAGCGCCCGGCGCGCACCTCTTGGGCCAAGTCTCTGTTGCTCGCCGCCACCACCCGCACGTCCACGTGGCGCACCTGGGTGCCGCCCACGGGGCGCACATCGCCTCCCTCCAGCACGCGCAGGAGCTTGGCCTGGAGGTTGGGGGTGGTGTTCTCGATTTCATCTAGGAAGATGGTGCCGCCGTCGGCCAGGACGAAGAGGCCCGGGTGGTCGGCCACCGCGCCGGTGAAAGCCCCCTTCACGTGGCCGAACAGCTCGCTCTCCAGGAGCGTCTCGCTCAGCGCGCCGCAGTCCTGCACCACCAGGGACACGTTCCCCCGGCCGCTCAGCTTGTGGATGATGCGCGCCAGCACCTCCTTGCCCGTGCCCGTCTCCCCCTGCAGCAGCACCGCCACCCGGTGGGGGGCCGCCACGCGCACCATCTCCATGACGCGCTTCATGGGGGGGCTGGAGAAGCCGGGCCCTTCCCCCCCGGTGGGGCTGGGCGTGCCCGCGGTGCCCTCCAGGAGCGCCCGCTCCCGCAGCAGGTTGCGCTCCAGCTCCAGCGCCAGGCGCCGCTGCTCCGTGCGCACCCCGTGCTCGCGCCCCGCGTCCAGCACCGCCTGCCGGATGAGTTCCGGTTCGGGCGAAGGGCCCAGCGCCCGGAAGATGCCCCCCGCGTTGAACAGCTCCACCAGCCGCTCGGCCGGGGCGGGCGCGCAGTAGACGATGCGCGCCGCCATGTCGCTGGGGGG
Coding sequences:
- a CDS encoding serine hydrolase domain-containing protein, giving the protein MATALVVVPLALCAGVGLGALSSNTVRAAVPALLVVGLVPPLAVVGMEAWVRRRMGAAPGRTGLAVGLALGTQVLVLAGAIGLHASARRPGDAALLTGVLAVLLPAGVTGALRARRRSGAAALGASGASLPLCLVLLGLPGGADAGCPERALWPTQDWASAPLPAGHEPALRAFEAYAFTRKEPAGERQGIRTDGVLILHQGRLVYERYAPGWTARKRHLGWSMAKSATNALTGLAVAQGALALEDSICQYVKATRESACAIQVRHLLEFASGLDWQEGYENGPLQTSSVLAMLYGEGHADMVAFITSHAQRDAPGTSWEYSSGDTTLLAAVVGSAMRPHQPEGWEWRLLFEPLGMRSAVWERDGQGALVGSSLLYATPRDWAKLGFLFLNDGCWEGQRLLPEGWVARSTAVSEPLRKKRLYWDPGDVQGWQLWLNRRVPGVQDEKPWPHVPEDAYALRGHWGQSVTVIPSLDVVVVRMADDREPGAFALDAFLARALALVGQPP
- a CDS encoding sigma 54-interacting transcriptional regulator; its protein translation is MKPPPLKPSSARSFTDRSPRKPLYVQVVTQPALHGCWSVNISETGIGLVATSFEGPAAGPREGQLFELAFSLPDSHARIRAQGEVRWRHDTAVGNGGTVMAMGVFFRSFEGSHRVTLARYLQESALQVAVAYATESQVRLLRSALEGHARLGHATSSPEVQALLNRGDVAVLLVAGTDEVQALSLVEQLSARRMEEVDVTGAAPPSDMAARIVYCAPAPAERLVELFNAGGIFRALGPSPEPELIRQAVLDAGREHGVRTEQRRLALELERNLLRERALLEGTAGTPSPTGGEGPGFSSPPMKRVMEMVRVAAPHRVAVLLQGETGTGKEVLARIIHKLSGRGNVSLVVQDCGALSETLLESELFGHVKGAFTGAVADHPGLFVLADGGTIFLDEIENTTPNLQAKLLRVLEGGDVRPVGGTQVRHVDVRVVAASNRDLAQEVRAGRFRADLFYRLNSFTIDIPPMRERPEDILSLARHFLELFNQSLKRSASGVAPEAEEALLAYAWPGNARELRNVLERAVLLSKPGELVTRSLLPPVMLASLRAGGAAPAGPLRTRMEQLERELIREALEQSGGVLRRAAVALGMDPVTLGRRARRHGLWKGT